The Pelecanus crispus isolate bPelCri1 chromosome 7, bPelCri1.pri, whole genome shotgun sequence genome includes a window with the following:
- the LSM3 gene encoding U6 snRNA-associated Sm-like protein LSm3: MADEVDQQQTTNTVEEPLDLIRLSLDERIYVKMRNDRELRGRLHAYDQHLNMILGDVEETVTTIEIDEETYEEIYKSTKRNIPMLFVRGDGVVLVAPPLRVG, translated from the exons caacaAACAACAAATACTGTAGAGGAGCCCCTTGATCTCATCAGACTCAGTCTAGATGAGCGAATCTATGTCAAAATGAGGAATGACAGAGAGCTTAGAGGCAGACTACAT GCATATGATCAGCACTTAAATATGATTTTGGGTGATGTGGAAGAAACTGTAACTACAATAGAGATTGATGAAGAAACCTATGAAGAGATTTATAAA TCTACCAAAAGGAATATTCCGATGCTCTTTGTCAGAGGTGACGGCGTTGTGCTTGTAGCTCCCCCATTGAGGGTTGGTTGA